The Arachis duranensis cultivar V14167 chromosome 2, aradu.V14167.gnm2.J7QH, whole genome shotgun sequence genome has a window encoding:
- the LOC107474224 gene encoding uncharacterized protein LOC107474224 yields the protein MEWVGTTKNKYQYLRRGDLTPEAKGWYELLKRSILGTVNNSEVNKKRAIMLYCIIMGGEVKVHEIIASDIQRIAEKNSAEGWLHYPSTIMRLCMKAKVPMEDENPTWLNPGMPITFERMMIVTKAQQSRRPQRRRRREEPREEEESQEEQEEHQQFQPHNNMDMTQMQGAIESLSQQYTVLQERQEEYHSQYKKHQQRQEELQLRIMSQQRDFESKFLVI from the coding sequence ATGGAGTGGGTAGGAACTACTAAAAATAAGTACCAATACTTGAGAAGAGGAGATCTCACCCCTGAAGCAAAAGGTTGGTATGAGCTACTAAAGAGATCGATCTTGGGCACAGTGAACAACTCGGAGGTCAACAAGAAGAGAGCTATCATGTTATATTGTATAATAATGGGAGGAGAAGTGAAGGTTCACGAGATCATTGCAAGTGATATTCAAAGAATTGCAGAGAAGAATTCGGCCGAAGGTTGGCTACACTACCCAAGCACCATTATGCGTTTGTGCATGAAAGCTAAGGTACCAATGGAGGACGAGAACCCAACATGGTTGAATCCGGGCATGCCTATAAcctttgaaagaatgatgattgTTACGAAAGCACAGCAAAGCCGAAGGCCACAAAGAAGAAGGCGAAGAGAAGAACCAAGGGAGGAAGAAGAGTCACAAGAGGAACAAGAGGAACATCAACAATTCCAACCACACAACAACATGGACATGACTCAGATGCAAGGAGCAATTGAGAGTTTGTCACAACAATACACGGTACTTCAAGAGAGGCAAGAAGAGTATCATTCACAGTACAAGAAACACCAACAAAGACAAGAGGAACTTCAGCTGAGAATTATGAGTCAACAAAGGGATTTTGAGTCAAAATTTCTAGTGATATAA